Proteins from a single region of Campylobacter sp. RM16704:
- a CDS encoding two-partner secretion domain-containing protein → MLKLSSRGGVCWGSNNLDLTSSYKKLSKQILLSNIVASLLFSSTFALPSGGKFTHGTTGTININGNTMNINGHKVSSVIQWGGGFSINQGESVNFNGSNKNYLNIAHGTSKSTIAGLLNANGNNVFLINPNGVIITKTGTINANRFVASTSSLNNADYTTFKNLTYENAHTFSPVFKPNKLGNVVNMGNIKANNVLLIGNKVDIQGGKLGNANSTTHLVGNNVYIDADSANLNSTINVTAIQNGYIQRQMNKFANDNYNFTNNVNINKVNYTDSANTTHNGISSNFKKVLTIGNMENEKANATEWFYFAKGWNESIGYTQSVDEFRLVGNVDFSGNQGQNYANYCIDGLGCTSMIVGFSNTFDKTFDGQGYTLKNINIDTSSLNNKPYFVGIFGSTNNATFKNINVDYMGGGIKTTDGARVGGFAGYASGTFSNISLNNIGNISNSGKYDSYTGGFAGFAYGIFSNISLNNIGNISSSNSYDARAGGFAGSINSFLSITFKNIYIFFNPNMSISIDGGKFFGDKYGSANPTFDNVHIYHHVSDLTNANNDNSYWNDFNTNGYVSNKINIHTYNNSNQESVYQDFLSKANTISRPTPPTNPSNPTNPDVILGSDDVISANDLDTWLGEILAGNYWIDINDLNSIKGISEELKQSISFLEALYGQEGMKEILEGFGNDYKTNYRNYQRFATNKANLLAFINDKLKPLVKQSNKAFIDLKTAQEQLKTAIAKYNDYVKKVNENPSLKNDATLNSLKAEVDRLNNLSKELFASINNNQVLLQTWQNKTSNDSNNHFKIIGEFKNLALLTPNLDEVIVNGNENEDYKKVSRQVANAQKQTPTFEYEENEKEEVEETALMLICIVSDNFKTMNPCVVRSF, encoded by the coding sequence ATGTTAAAGCTATCTTCACGGGGGGGGGTGTGTTGGGGATCGAATAATCTTGATTTAACCTCTTCTTATAAAAAATTATCAAAACAAATTCTACTTTCAAATATAGTCGCTTCTTTACTTTTTTCATCTACATTTGCTTTACCTAGTGGAGGTAAATTTACTCATGGAACAACAGGAACTATAAACATTAATGGTAATACTATGAATATTAATGGTCATAAAGTTAGTTCTGTCATTCAATGGGGTGGTGGATTTAGTATTAATCAAGGTGAGAGTGTAAATTTTAATGGATCTAATAAAAACTATCTAAACATTGCTCATGGAACAAGTAAATCTACTATAGCTGGTTTATTAAATGCTAATGGTAATAATGTATTTTTAATCAATCCTAATGGAGTAATCATTACTAAAACAGGAACTATCAATGCTAATCGCTTTGTGGCTTCTACTTCATCTTTAAATAATGCAGATTATACAACATTTAAAAATTTAACTTATGAAAATGCTCATACTTTCTCACCTGTATTTAAACCTAATAAATTAGGTAATGTAGTTAATATGGGTAATATTAAAGCAAATAATGTATTGCTTATAGGTAATAAAGTAGATATACAAGGTGGTAAGCTAGGTAATGCTAATTCTACTACACACTTAGTAGGGAATAATGTATATATAGATGCAGATAGTGCTAATTTAAATTCAACTATAAATGTAACAGCTATACAAAATGGTTATATACAAAGACAAATGAATAAATTTGCTAATGATAATTATAATTTTACAAATAATGTAAATATAAATAAAGTAAATTATACAGATAGTGCTAATACTACTCATAATGGAATTTCTTCTAACTTCAAAAAAGTCCTAACTATAGGTAATATGGAAAATGAAAAAGCCAATGCTACAGAATGGTTTTACTTTGCTAAAGGGTGGAATGAAAGTATAGGTTATACACAAAGTGTTGATGAGTTTAGATTAGTAGGGAATGTGGATTTTAGTGGAAATCAAGGACAAAACTATGCTAATTATTGTATAGATGGTTTAGGTTGTACTTCTATGATAGTTGGCTTCTCTAATACTTTTGACAAAACCTTTGATGGACAAGGCTATACTTTAAAAAATATCAATATAGACACAAGTTCTTTAAACAATAAACCCTATTTTGTTGGTATATTTGGTTCTACTAATAATGCTACTTTTAAAAATATCAATGTAGATTATATGGGTGGTGGGATAAAGACTACTGATGGTGCGCGAGTTGGTGGTTTTGCTGGTTATGCTAGTGGAACCTTTAGTAATATTTCTTTAAATAATATAGGAAATATTAGTAATAGTGGTAAGTATGATAGCTATACTGGTGGTTTTGCTGGTTTTGCTTATGGAATCTTTAGTAATATTTCTTTAAATAATATAGGCAATATTAGTAGTAGTAATAGTTATGATGCTAGAGCTGGTGGTTTTGCTGGTAGTATTAACAGTTTTTTATCAATTACTTTCAAAAACATTTATATATTTTTTAATCCTAATATGAGTATAAGTATAGATGGAGGTAAATTCTTTGGTGATAAATATGGAAGTGCTAATCCTACCTTTGACAATGTCCATATCTATCATCATGTAAGTGATTTAACTAATGCAAATAATGATAATAGTTACTGGAATGATTTTAACACAAATGGCTATGTTAGTAATAAAATAAACATTCACACCTACAACAACTCAAACCAAGAAAGTGTCTATCAAGACTTTTTATCTAAAGCAAATACTATAAGCAGACCTACCCCACCAACTAATCCATCTAACCCAACTAATCCTGATGTAATCTTAGGTAGTGATGATGTAATTAGTGCAAATGATTTAGATACTTGGTTAGGAGAAATTCTTGCAGGTAATTACTGGATAGATATAAATGATCTTAATTCAATCAAAGGAATAAGTGAAGAACTAAAACAAAGTATATCTTTCCTAGAAGCCTTATATGGCCAAGAAGGTATGAAAGAAATACTAGAAGGTTTTGGTAATGACTATAAAACAAATTATAGAAATTATCAAAGATTTGCTACAAATAAAGCAAATCTTTTAGCCTTTATCAATGATAAATTAAAACCTTTAGTCAAACAATCTAACAAAGCCTTTATAGATTTAAAAACAGCTCAAGAACAATTAAAAACAGCTATAGCTAAATATAATGACTATGTTAAAAAAGTCAATGAAAATCCTAGCTTAAAAAATGATGCAACTTTAAATTCTTTAAAAGCTGAAGTAGATAGATTAAACAATCTTAGTAAAGAACTTTTTGCTAGTATAAATAATAATCAAGTATTATTACAAACTTGGCAAAACAAAACAAGCAATGATTCAAATAATCACTTTAAAATAATAGGTGAGTTTAAAAACTTAGCCTTACTTACACCTAATTTAGATGAAGTAATAGTTAATGGTAATGAAAATGAAGACTATAAAAAAGTATCACGCCAAGTAGCTAATGCTCAAAAACAAACACCTACTTTTGAATATGAAGAAAACGAAAAAGAAGAAGTAGAAGAAACAGCCCTAATGCTAATTTGTATAGTAAGTGATAATTTTAAAACTATGAATCCTTGTGTAGTTAGAAGTTTTTAA
- the dnaK gene encoding molecular chaperone DnaK — protein MSKVIGIDLGTTNSCVSVYERGESKVIPNKEGKNTTPSVVAFTDKGEVLVGDSAKRQAVTNPEKTIYSIKRIMGLMINEDAAKEAKNRLPYHITERNGACAIEIAGKIYTPQEISAKVLTKLKEDAEAFLGENVVDAVITVPAYFNDAQRKATKEAGQIAGLNVLRIINEPTAAALAYGLDKKESEKIVVYDLGGGTFDVTVLETGDNVVEVLATGGNAFLGGDDFDNKLIDFLASEFKNETGIDLKNDVMALQRLKEAAENAKKELSSANETEINLPFITADASGPKHLVKKLTRAKFEGMIDSLVAETISKINEVVKDAGLDKSEIKEIVMVGGSTRVPLVQEEVKKAFGKDLNKSVNPDEVVAIGAAIQGAVLKGDVKDVLLLDVTPLSLGIETLGGVMTKIIEKGTTIPTKKEQVFSTAEDNQSAVTINVLQGEREFSRDNKSLGNFNLEGIPPAPRGMPQIEVTFDIDANGILTVSAKDKATGKAQEIKITGSSGLSEEEINNMVKDAELHKEEDRKRKEAVETRNAADSLVHQVEKSLNELGDKVSDEDKANIQKALDDLKETLKNANASKEEIESKMKALSEVSHKLAENMYKKDESNAANDKNKKDDDVIDAEVE, from the coding sequence ATGTCAAAAGTTATAGGTATAGATTTAGGAACAACAAACTCTTGTGTGAGTGTGTATGAAAGAGGAGAGAGTAAAGTTATCCCAAATAAAGAAGGTAAAAACACAACTCCTTCAGTAGTTGCTTTTACAGATAAGGGTGAAGTTTTAGTTGGAGATAGTGCTAAGCGTCAAGCTGTGACTAATCCTGAAAAAACTATTTATTCTATTAAAAGAATTATGGGTTTAATGATAAATGAAGATGCGGCAAAAGAAGCTAAAAATCGTCTGCCTTATCATATTACAGAAAGAAATGGTGCTTGTGCTATTGAAATAGCAGGTAAAATTTATACTCCGCAAGAAATTTCAGCAAAAGTTTTAACAAAATTAAAAGAAGATGCAGAAGCTTTTTTAGGTGAAAATGTAGTTGATGCGGTTATCACTGTTCCTGCATATTTTAATGATGCTCAAAGAAAAGCAACAAAAGAAGCAGGACAAATTGCAGGGCTTAATGTACTCAGAATTATTAATGAACCAACCGCAGCAGCTTTAGCTTATGGACTTGATAAAAAAGAAAGTGAAAAAATCGTAGTTTATGATTTGGGTGGTGGAACATTTGATGTTACCGTGCTTGAAACTGGAGATAATGTTGTTGAAGTTTTAGCAACTGGTGGTAATGCATTCTTAGGTGGCGATGATTTTGATAATAAATTAATCGACTTTTTAGCAAGTGAATTTAAAAATGAAACAGGTATTGATCTTAAAAATGATGTAATGGCTTTACAAAGATTAAAAGAAGCTGCAGAAAATGCTAAAAAAGAATTAAGTTCGGCAAATGAAACTGAAATTAATTTACCATTTATTACAGCTGATGCAAGTGGCCCAAAACATTTAGTTAAAAAATTAACTAGAGCTAAATTTGAAGGTATGATTGATTCTTTAGTAGCTGAAACTATTAGCAAAATTAACGAAGTTGTAAAAGATGCTGGACTTGATAAGAGCGAAATAAAAGAAATCGTTATGGTAGGTGGTTCTACTCGTGTTCCATTAGTTCAAGAAGAAGTTAAAAAAGCTTTTGGAAAAGATTTAAATAAATCAGTAAATCCTGATGAAGTTGTAGCAATTGGCGCGGCGATTCAAGGTGCTGTTCTTAAAGGTGATGTAAAAGATGTGCTTTTACTTGATGTTACTCCACTTTCTTTGGGTATTGAAACTTTAGGTGGAGTTATGACTAAAATCATCGAAAAAGGCACAACCATTCCAACTAAAAAAGAACAAGTTTTTTCAACCGCAGAAGACAATCAAAGTGCAGTTACTATCAATGTTTTGCAAGGTGAGAGAGAGTTTAGTAGAGATAATAAATCTTTAGGAAATTTCAATCTTGAGGGAATTCCACCAGCACCTCGTGGTATGCCACAAATCGAAGTTACTTTTGATATAGATGCAAATGGTATTTTAACTGTTAGTGCTAAAGATAAAGCTACAGGAAAAGCACAAGAGATTAAAATCACAGGTTCAAGTGGTTTAAGTGAAGAAGAAATTAATAATATGGTAAAAGATGCAGAGCTTCATAAAGAAGAAGATAGAAAACGCAAAGAAGCAGTTGAAACAAGAAATGCAGCAGATAGTTTAGTGCATCAAGTAGAAAAATCACTAAATGAACTTGGAGATAAAGTAAGCGATGAGGATAAAGCAAATATCCAAAAAGCACTTGATGATTTAAAAGAAACATTGAAAAATGCCAATGCTTCTAAAGAAGAAATAGAAAGCAAAATGAAAGCTTTGAGCGAAGTTTCTCATAAATTGGCAGAAAATATGTATAAAAAAGATGAGTCAAATGCAGCTAATGATAAAAATAAAAAAGATGATGATGTAATCGATGCTGAAGTTGAATAA
- the grpE gene encoding nucleotide exchange factor GrpE — translation MSEEKQNEQMLEETAENSENQNDELEKLQADYDELKDAYLRANAEFENIKKRMEKEKISATIYANESFAKDLLDVVDALEAAINVEASDEISLKIKEGVQNTLDLLLKKLEKHMVKAIDANGEFDPNLHEAIFHVESAEHESGYIVQLLQKGYMMNDRVIRSAKVSVAK, via the coding sequence ATGAGCGAAGAAAAGCAAAATGAACAAATGCTAGAAGAAACAGCAGAAAATTCAGAAAATCAAAATGATGAATTAGAAAAGCTTCAAGCAGATTATGATGAGTTAAAAGATGCTTATTTAAGAGCAAATGCTGAATTTGAAAATATTAAAAAAAGAATGGAAAAAGAGAAAATTTCAGCAACTATTTATGCAAATGAAAGTTTTGCTAAAGATTTGCTTGATGTAGTGGATGCACTTGAAGCAGCTATTAATGTCGAAGCTAGTGATGAAATTAGCTTAAAAATCAAAGAAGGTGTTCAAAACACTTTAGATTTGCTTTTGAAAAAGCTTGAAAAACATATGGTTAAGGCAATAGATGCAAATGGTGAATTTGATCCAAATTTACATGAAGCAATATTTCATGTTGAAAGTGCTGAACATGAAAGTGGCTATATCGTTCAACTTTTACAAAAGGGTTATATGATGAATGATAGAGTGATAAGATCAGCTAAAGTTAGTGTTGCAAAATAA
- a CDS encoding HrcA family transcriptional regulator has product MKSYDKKDLILKTIIETYLNGNNPVGSNELNHKVRIPASTIRVYFKKLSDEGVITQLHISSGRIPTINAMKYYWQEQLCEEELIINDLTLLKFLLDKFEIYALIYGGDELILQDIDMVNNKFIVLDFGQNEIVLKFNQDSLIFLQRLIGLDLKSIENLAFRIEFKELLEKIAMLKQSMIYYRYNESKAYQIYQNDEFAKLLSPKIGFYFDGKLQFEPLFEEGFMGLKLKSTFLGKEAKAIFAGSVYSDFKTMLNIIKEAA; this is encoded by the coding sequence GTGAAGTCTTACGATAAAAAAGATTTGATTTTAAAAACTATCATTGAAACCTATTTAAATGGAAACAATCCTGTAGGTTCAAATGAGTTAAATCATAAAGTTAGAATACCAGCTTCTACTATAAGAGTTTATTTTAAAAAATTAAGTGATGAAGGTGTTATAACACAACTTCATATTAGTAGTGGTCGTATACCTACTATTAATGCTATGAAATATTATTGGCAAGAGCAACTTTGCGAAGAAGAGCTTATTATAAATGATCTTACTTTACTAAAGTTTTTGTTAGATAAATTTGAAATTTATGCATTAATTTATGGTGGTGATGAGCTTATTTTACAAGATATTGATATGGTAAATAATAAGTTTATTGTGCTTGATTTTGGACAAAATGAGATTGTATTAAAATTTAATCAAGATAGTTTGATTTTTTTACAAAGACTTATTGGGCTTGACTTAAAAAGTATTGAAAATTTAGCATTTAGGATTGAGTTTAAAGAATTGTTAGAAAAAATAGCTATGCTAAAACAATCTATGATTTATTATAGATATAATGAGAGCAAAGCTTATCAAATTTATCAAAATGATGAATTTGCTAAGCTTTTATCTCCAAAAATTGGGTTTTACTTTGATGGTAAATTGCAATTTGAACCCTTATTTGAAGAAGGCTTTATGGGGTTAAAGCTTAAGAGCACATTTTTAGGCAAAGAAGCAAAAGCTATTTTTGCAGGAAGTGTGTATTCTGACTTTAAAACAATGTTAAATATTATAAAGGAGGCTGCATGA
- a CDS encoding DHH family phosphoesterase, with the protein MKIYHLSHTDLDGYACQYVVDFYFKNCYFYNSNYGKEINENFNVIFKNIEEELKENPNEEFVILITDLNLTLSQCEDFQKTIKDKKIKLLLLDHHQSGLECMQKYPWYFLDDKRCATKIVYDFFSRCYGKNEALSEFVDVVNAVDIWLSEDENFELGKVLLSMVSGAKEINRVMFAQENIEYLFYLFSVSKNYIHQKNAHISLDDDLHGLKKSFFKKENNDTLSNLISKFVVERLSANKETFSVYYKGQKGLLTSNIGNTSVIGNDFLMQNPDFDFFVDISSRKTLSFRANNKIDVSLMAKNLVNGGGHKNASGGLFAAYKDSSNYDFIKAQFVDLVKSKEIKENNESKSQS; encoded by the coding sequence ATGAAAATTTATCATCTTTCGCATACTGATTTAGATGGCTATGCTTGTCAGTATGTGGTGGATTTTTATTTTAAAAATTGTTATTTTTATAATTCTAACTATGGCAAAGAAATTAATGAAAATTTTAATGTGATTTTTAAAAATATAGAAGAAGAATTAAAAGAAAACCCTAATGAAGAATTTGTGATTTTAATTACAGATTTAAATTTGACTTTAAGTCAGTGTGAAGACTTTCAAAAAACCATAAAAGATAAAAAAATCAAACTTTTGCTTTTAGATCACCATCAAAGTGGTTTAGAATGTATGCAAAAATATCCTTGGTATTTTTTAGATGATAAAAGATGTGCTACTAAGATTGTTTATGATTTTTTTAGTAGATGTTATGGTAAAAATGAAGCTTTATCAGAATTTGTAGATGTAGTAAATGCAGTAGATATTTGGCTTAGTGAAGATGAAAATTTTGAACTTGGTAAAGTTTTACTTAGTATGGTTTCAGGTGCAAAAGAGATCAATAGAGTGATGTTTGCACAAGAGAATATAGAATATCTTTTTTATCTTTTTAGTGTTTCGAAAAATTATATTCATCAAAAAAATGCTCATATTAGCTTAGATGATGATTTACATGGTTTAAAAAAATCTTTTTTCAAAAAAGAAAATAATGACACCTTAAGCAATTTAATTTCTAAATTCGTAGTAGAAAGATTAAGTGCTAATAAGGAGACATTCAGTGTATATTATAAAGGGCAAAAGGGACTGCTTACCTCAAATATAGGTAATACTTCAGTAATTGGAAATGATTTTTTAATGCAAAATCCTGATTTTGATTTTTTTGTAGATATTAGTTCGAGAAAAACTTTAAGTTTTAGGGCAAATAATAAAATTGATGTGAGTTTAATGGCTAAAAATTTAGTCAATGGAGGAGGGCATAAAAATGCTAGTGGTGGCTTGTTTGCAGCATATAAAGACAGCTCTAATTATGATTTTATAAAAGCTCAATTTGTAGATTTAGTTAAAAGCAAAGAAATAAAGGAAAACAATGAAAGCAAATCACAATCTTAA
- the flhA gene encoding flagellar biosynthesis protein FlhA — MAKRNIFTLVLPWIAPLIAPIVKAKSLTIVAVIIAILAIIIVPLPSIVLDFFLALSIAISVLIILISLYIPKPTDLTTFPTLILIITLFRLSLNIATTRMILSEGHQGPTAVSDIIASFGEFVVGGNYVIGMVVFCILVLINFMVVTKGSTRVSEVQARFTLDAMPGKQMAIDADLNAGLIDEKTARARRQEIIAEANFYGAMDGSSKFIKGDAVAGIIITIVNLIGGFMIGYFQHDMELGQCASTYTILTIGDGLVSQIPGLITSTATAIIITRASKDEDNFAEGSINQLLGEYKTLLIVGFILFIFALVPGLPHFSLGFMALVFLGLGYIIKQVQEGKIQINTISSKKSQEANEEDQAKPQKRSEEEILKEEENKITDILKLEILELELGYGLIKLAESELTERIRSTRRNIAQSLGFLMPKIRIRDNLQLKPNEYTFKLKGVGIASAEIYPDKYLAMDSGFITEPVEGIATKEPAFNSDALWIDASLKDEATLNGYIVIDPASVISTHMSELIKANASELLTKQEVQNLLDKIKNDYPIVVDDCLRVASIGLIQKVLKALLKEHIPIKDMLTILESISDIAEVSKSLDMIIEHVRASLARVITNLYVDEKGQIGFYIFDAAAAAKLMEHVQFKDGSYHLMINVAQTGALVEALKAELASVANTRIKPFLLCVEPQLRKFIADICSNFGVNITVLSFAEIAENTKFETEGIIKVDDL, encoded by the coding sequence ATGGCTAAAAGAAATATTTTTACTTTGGTTTTACCTTGGATTGCACCGCTTATTGCGCCCATAGTAAAGGCAAAAAGCTTAACTATAGTAGCTGTTATTATAGCAATTTTGGCTATTATTATAGTTCCTTTGCCAAGTATAGTTTTAGATTTTTTTCTTGCTTTAAGTATAGCAATTTCAGTTTTAATTATTTTAATTTCCTTATATATACCAAAACCTACAGACTTAACAACTTTCCCAACTTTAATTTTAATAATCACTCTTTTTAGGCTTTCACTTAATATTGCTACAACGCGTATGATTTTAAGTGAAGGTCATCAAGGGCCAACCGCGGTAAGTGATATAATTGCCAGCTTTGGAGAATTTGTTGTTGGTGGAAACTATGTTATAGGTATGGTTGTTTTTTGTATTTTGGTTTTGATTAATTTTATGGTTGTAACCAAAGGTAGTACAAGGGTTTCTGAAGTTCAGGCAAGATTTACACTCGATGCTATGCCAGGTAAGCAAATGGCTATTGATGCAGATTTAAATGCAGGTTTGATTGATGAAAAAACTGCACGTGCAAGACGTCAAGAAATCATTGCCGAAGCAAATTTCTATGGAGCAATGGATGGTTCTTCTAAATTTATTAAAGGAGATGCTGTTGCTGGGATTATTATTACTATTGTAAATTTAATTGGTGGATTTATGATAGGATATTTTCAGCATGATATGGAGCTTGGACAATGTGCTTCAACTTATACTATATTAACGATAGGTGATGGACTTGTTTCTCAAATCCCCGGTCTTATAACTTCAACAGCAACTGCTATTATTATTACGCGTGCTAGTAAAGATGAAGATAATTTTGCTGAAGGTTCTATTAATCAACTTTTAGGAGAGTATAAAACTTTATTAATTGTAGGATTTATTTTGTTTATTTTTGCTTTGGTTCCTGGATTACCGCATTTTTCTTTAGGATTTATGGCTTTGGTATTTTTAGGGCTTGGTTATATTATAAAACAAGTTCAAGAGGGTAAAATTCAAATTAATACAATTTCTAGTAAAAAATCCCAAGAAGCTAATGAAGAAGACCAAGCTAAACCTCAAAAACGTAGCGAAGAAGAAATATTAAAAGAGGAAGAAAATAAAATTACTGATATTTTAAAATTAGAAATTCTAGAATTAGAATTAGGCTATGGACTCATAAAGTTAGCAGAGAGTGAATTAACAGAGCGTATTAGATCAACAAGACGAAACATAGCTCAAAGTTTAGGCTTTTTAATGCCTAAAATTAGAATTAGGGATAATTTACAATTAAAACCAAATGAATATACCTTCAAATTAAAAGGTGTAGGTATAGCTAGTGCTGAAATTTATCCTGATAAATATTTGGCTATGGATAGTGGTTTTATTACTGAACCTGTTGAGGGTATAGCTACTAAAGAACCTGCTTTTAATTCTGATGCTTTATGGATAGATGCTTCTTTGAAAGATGAAGCAACACTTAATGGCTATATAGTAATTGATCCTGCAAGTGTGATTTCAACCCATATGAGTGAGCTTATAAAAGCTAATGCTTCAGAACTTTTAACTAAACAAGAAGTACAAAATTTACTAGACAAGATTAAAAATGATTATCCTATTGTGGTAGATGATTGTTTAAGAGTTGCTAGTATAGGTTTAATTCAAAAAGTATTAAAAGCTTTACTTAAAGAACATATTCCTATAAAAGATATGCTTACAATTTTAGAATCCATTAGTGATATAGCTGAAGTTAGTAAGAGTTTGGATATGATTATAGAGCATGTAAGAGCTTCTTTAGCAAGGGTAATTACAAATTTATATGTAGATGAAAAAGGGCAAATTGGTTTTTATATCTTTGATGCAGCTGCAGCTGCTAAATTAATGGAGCATGTGCAATTTAAAGATGGTTCGTATCATTTGATGATAAATGTAGCTCAAACTGGTGCTTTAGTCGAGGCATTAAAGGCTGAACTTGCAAGTGTAGCAAATACAAGGATAAAACCTTTCTTGCTTTGTGTTGAACCACAGCTTAGAAAATTTATTGCTGATATTTGTTCAAATTTCGGTGTAAATATCACCGTGCTTAGTTTTGCAGAGATTGCAGAAAATACTAAATTTGAAACAGAAGGTATTATAAAAGTTGATGATTTATAA
- a CDS encoding Rrf2 family transcriptional regulator, with protein MLFTKASEYALLSLMYIAKSQKPQDVDTMSVALDIPKSFLAKILQALAKETLLKSYKGAKGGFILVKKPSEYTLKEIINSVEKKSFNVFECSNGICPSQKEENCKIMPILVKLQNKIDDFLVSITLEDIIQNNG; from the coding sequence GTGTTATTTACAAAAGCTAGTGAATATGCTTTGTTATCTTTAATGTATATAGCAAAATCTCAAAAACCTCAAGACGTTGATACTATGTCAGTTGCTTTAGATATTCCAAAAAGTTTTTTAGCAAAAATTTTACAAGCTTTAGCTAAAGAAACACTTTTAAAATCCTACAAAGGCGCTAAGGGAGGATTTATATTAGTAAAAAAACCAAGTGAATATACTTTGAAAGAGATTATAAATAGCGTAGAAAAAAAATCTTTTAATGTTTTTGAATGTAGTAATGGAATTTGTCCTTCACAAAAAGAAGAAAATTGTAAAATAATGCCAATACTTGTAAAACTTCAAAATAAAATTGATGACTTTTTAGTTTCTATCACTTTAGAGGATATTATTCAAAATAATGGCTAA
- the rpsO gene encoding 30S ribosomal protein S15, which yields MALDSAKKAEIVAKFARKEGDTGSPEVQIALLSARISDLTEHLKIYKKDFSSRLGLLKLVGQRKRLLSYLKRKDYQIYTKLINELNLRDK from the coding sequence ATGGCTTTAGATTCGGCTAAAAAAGCAGAAATTGTTGCAAAATTTGCTAGAAAAGAAGGAGATACAGGTTCTCCAGAAGTTCAAATCGCTCTTTTAAGTGCGAGAATTTCAGATTTAACAGAACACTTAAAAATTTACAAAAAAGATTTTTCTTCTCGTTTGGGGCTTTTAAAACTTGTTGGTCAAAGAAAAAGACTCTTATCATATCTTAAGAGAAAAGATTACCAAATATATACTAAATTAATCAATGAGTTAAATTTAAGAGATAAATAA
- a CDS encoding RsmB/NOP family class I SAM-dependent RNA methyltransferase encodes MALFDLNTALDMIYTKEQKEQILQSFKQEKNVNIFRNSLLIDNDNLEELLKKETIEFEKIDKYCYKIPYFFKGKLSSMSAFNEGKFYIQNYSSYLCAKTLGVKAGESVLDMCAAPGGKSLNLANFMQNQGYLASCELSKTRFFTLKNTLENYQVKIAKCFLKDACTIGKVCPLKFDKILLDAPCSTFSKMGFDIQKNTKEIKKIVNLQKKLLHSALLALKHDGELVYSTCTFLREENEEVLENALKNKNFELELVDFELDYVEFIQAKSNKFNLSFAKRVLPNNYADGFFIAKVKKH; translated from the coding sequence ATGGCCTTATTTGATTTAAATACAGCTTTAGATATGATTTATACAAAAGAACAAAAAGAACAAATTCTTCAAAGTTTTAAACAAGAAAAAAATGTAAATATTTTTAGAAATTCTTTGCTTATAGATAATGACAATTTAGAAGAGTTGTTAAAAAAAGAAACTATAGAATTTGAAAAAATTGACAAATACTGTTATAAAATTCCATATTTTTTTAAAGGTAAATTAAGCTCTATGAGTGCTTTTAATGAAGGAAAGTTTTATATTCAAAATTATTCTTCTTATTTATGTGCAAAAACCTTAGGTGTTAAAGCAGGAGAGAGTGTTTTGGATATGTGTGCAGCACCTGGTGGTAAAAGTCTAAATTTAGCCAATTTTATGCAAAATCAAGGTTATTTAGCAAGTTGTGAATTATCTAAAACTAGATTTTTTACTTTAAAAAATACCTTAGAAAATTACCAAGTTAAAATAGCAAAATGTTTTTTAAAAGATGCTTGCACCATAGGCAAGGTTTGCCCTTTAAAATTTGATAAGATTTTACTTGATGCACCTTGTTCGACTTTTTCAAAAATGGGTTTTGATATACAAAAAAATACTAAAGAAATTAAAAAAATTGTAAATTTACAAAAAAAATTACTTCATTCGGCATTACTGGCTTTAAAACATGATGGAGAATTAGTGTATAGTACTTGTACATTTTTAAGAGAAGAAAATGAAGAAGTTTTGGAAAATGCATTAAAAAATAAAAATTTTGAGCTAGAATTAGTTGATTTTGAATTAGATTATGTTGAATTTATTCAAGCAAAAAGTAATAAATTTAACTTGTCTTTTGCAAAAAGAGTTTTACCAAATAATTATGCCGATGGATTTTTTATTGCAAAAGTGAAAAAACATTAA